A window of Xylophilus sp. GW821-FHT01B05 contains these coding sequences:
- a CDS encoding response regulator transcription factor — MNRVALVEDHGRLGALIGKALSGAGIEVDTFSHIDAAWHALLGAGYAAAIVDRGLPDGDGLDLVRRLRGAGQRIPCLMLTARDALHDRVAGLEAGADDYLPKPFAMEEMVARVRALMRRPPALRSLAPEYAGLRVLPEGGCMVYGDEAITLASAELQIMLSLVRAAGQTVRRTALEHAAWGLDEAVTPNALDVALHRLRKKLLAIGSPLQVANIRGHGYALRQTPLAA; from the coding sequence ATGAACCGCGTCGCGCTGGTCGAAGACCACGGCCGCCTGGGCGCGCTGATCGGCAAGGCCTTGTCCGGAGCGGGGATCGAGGTCGATACCTTCTCGCACATCGATGCCGCCTGGCATGCGCTGCTGGGCGCGGGCTATGCCGCGGCCATCGTCGACCGTGGCCTGCCGGACGGTGACGGCCTGGACCTGGTGCGGCGCCTGCGCGGCGCCGGCCAGCGCATTCCCTGCCTGATGCTGACCGCGCGCGACGCCCTGCATGACCGCGTGGCCGGCCTGGAGGCGGGTGCCGACGACTACCTGCCCAAGCCCTTCGCCATGGAAGAAATGGTGGCGCGCGTGCGCGCCCTGATGCGCCGCCCGCCGGCGCTGCGCAGCCTGGCGCCGGAATACGCGGGCCTGCGGGTGCTGCCCGAGGGCGGCTGCATGGTGTACGGGGACGAAGCCATCACCCTGGCCAGCGCAGAGCTGCAGATCATGCTGAGCCTGGTGCGCGCGGCCGGGCAGACGGTGCGGCGCACGGCGCTGGAGCATGCGGCCTGGGGCCTGGATGAAGCCGTCACGCCCAATGCGCTGGACGTGGCGCTGCACCGCCTGCGCAAGAAGCTGCTGGCGATCGGCTCGCCGCTGCAGGTGGCCAATATCCGAGGGCATGGCTATGCGCTACGCCAGACCCCGCTTGCCGCGTAG